A stretch of Paludisphaera borealis DNA encodes these proteins:
- a CDS encoding DUF6655 family protein, which produces MNTSAPRFRSSSLVGLCIAMAAAATGCGTTKTSGTVRTGTEQLLLTNAWDTALTKIDFRPLTGVPVYLDTTNATAVDQGWVVSSLKEAMLKQGVLLRAKPEQAQWIVEARIGAYGTDASSFLLGIPQTTIPPSFTGVPTGTIPEISLVKKSDQKAVAKLALFAYDRTSGQLVWTSGTSQAKSNAKDVYVGGVGPIQSGSIYRSPEFIGMQLPLVGGASPALATDKPRDAADVAASPLAPSAAASDAQSFAP; this is translated from the coding sequence ATGAACACGTCCGCCCCCCGATTTCGGTCGTCGTCCCTTGTGGGCCTTTGCATCGCGATGGCGGCCGCCGCGACCGGCTGCGGCACCACCAAGACGTCTGGCACCGTGCGCACCGGGACCGAGCAGCTCTTGCTCACCAACGCCTGGGACACCGCCCTGACGAAGATCGACTTCCGCCCGCTGACCGGCGTCCCGGTCTACCTCGACACCACCAACGCGACGGCCGTCGACCAGGGCTGGGTCGTCTCCAGCCTCAAGGAAGCGATGCTCAAGCAAGGGGTCTTGCTCCGCGCCAAGCCCGAGCAGGCCCAGTGGATCGTCGAGGCCCGCATCGGCGCGTACGGGACCGACGCCTCCAGCTTTCTGCTGGGCATCCCCCAGACCACCATCCCGCCAAGCTTCACGGGCGTTCCCACCGGCACCATCCCCGAGATCTCGCTGGTCAAGAAAAGCGACCAGAAGGCCGTCGCCAAGCTGGCTCTTTTCGCTTACGACCGAACCTCCGGCCAGCTCGTCTGGACTTCGGGCACGTCGCAGGCGAAGTCCAACGCCAAGGACGTGTACGTCGGCGGCGTCGGACCGATCCAGAGCGGCTCGATCTACCGCAGCCCCGAGTTCATCGGCATGCAGCTCCCCCTCGTCGGCGGGGCCTCCCCCGCGCTCGCGACCGACAAGCCCCGCGACGCCGCCGACGTCGCCGCCTCCCCCCTCGCCCCCTCCGCCGCCGCCAGCGACGCCCAGTCGTTCGCCCCCTGA
- a CDS encoding peptidylprolyl isomerase encodes MIAKDRGRRAKALVLGLTLLGGAATAQAQQTTGKTRAGAAKAAPAGGQAAETKVRLDQITDVPGLKETAVPVNPTDAIAIVNGQIISRQQLADECVARKGKEILETLINRQIIDQALKARKLDITAAEIDAEIDNVASRFGIGREAWLRTLDKERGISPLQYARDIIYPALALRKLSTGLVQVTPDDLKKAFEAQYGDKLRCRIIMVDKITKAQDIWEALRKNPGGFEKIAQEQSMDLGTRSLGGLLSEPITRHAHPENVADAAFQQLVDGDPNDKDPKHKPKNGEVTGPIQASESTWVLLRREDLIPAIANVSLKDENIRKKTYEIIYEVKLKEQMGVVFEQLIKQAAIENKLVGSIQMANEENDPDFRVDKDVKLMSNAADGVPASDGKAQAAAAAGTAPAKAKLPRPAALSSDAGAQFDKGHLTPAKAPAAPAANPAAVTPTPGSPN; translated from the coding sequence ATGATCGCAAAGGATCGCGGTCGGAGGGCCAAGGCCCTGGTGTTGGGGCTGACGCTTCTGGGAGGTGCGGCGACCGCCCAGGCGCAGCAAACGACGGGTAAGACGCGGGCCGGCGCGGCCAAGGCGGCCCCTGCCGGCGGCCAGGCGGCCGAGACGAAAGTCCGGCTCGATCAGATAACGGACGTCCCCGGTCTCAAGGAGACCGCGGTCCCGGTCAACCCCACCGACGCGATCGCCATCGTGAACGGCCAGATCATCTCGCGACAGCAGCTCGCCGACGAGTGCGTCGCCCGCAAGGGCAAGGAGATCCTCGAGACCCTGATCAACCGCCAGATCATCGATCAGGCCCTCAAGGCGCGGAAGCTCGACATCACCGCCGCCGAGATCGACGCCGAGATCGACAACGTGGCCAGTCGCTTCGGCATCGGCCGCGAAGCCTGGCTGCGGACGCTCGACAAGGAGCGCGGGATCAGCCCGCTTCAGTACGCCCGCGACATCATCTACCCGGCCCTGGCCCTGCGCAAACTGAGCACCGGCCTCGTCCAGGTCACGCCCGACGACCTCAAGAAGGCCTTCGAGGCGCAGTACGGCGACAAGCTCCGCTGCCGGATCATCATGGTCGACAAGATCACCAAGGCCCAGGACATCTGGGAAGCGCTCCGCAAGAACCCCGGCGGGTTCGAAAAGATCGCGCAGGAGCAGTCGATGGACCTGGGCACCCGCTCGCTCGGCGGCCTCCTGTCCGAGCCGATCACCCGCCACGCGCACCCCGAGAACGTCGCCGACGCCGCGTTCCAGCAGCTCGTCGACGGCGACCCCAACGACAAGGACCCCAAGCACAAGCCCAAGAACGGCGAGGTCACCGGCCCGATCCAGGCCAGCGAGTCGACCTGGGTCCTGCTGCGCCGCGAAGACCTCATCCCGGCCATCGCCAACGTCTCGCTGAAGGATGAGAACATCCGCAAAAAGACGTATGAGATCATCTACGAGGTGAAGCTCAAGGAGCAGATGGGCGTCGTCTTCGAGCAGTTGATCAAGCAGGCCGCGATCGAGAACAAGCTCGTCGGCTCGATCCAGATGGCCAACGAGGAGAACGATCCCGACTTCCGGGTCGACAAAGACGTCAAGCTGATGAGCAACGCGGCCGACGGCGTCCCGGCCTCCGACGGCAAGGCTCAGGCGGCCGCTGCGGCCGGCACGGCCCCCGCCAAGGCGAAGCTCCCTCGGCCCGCCGCCCTCTCATCCGACGCCGGCGCCCAGTTCGACAAGGGCCACCTGACCCCGGCCAAGGCCCCGGCCGCTCCGGCCGCGAACCCCGCCGCCGTGACCCCGACGCCGGGCTCGCCCAACTGA
- a CDS encoding cupin: MAATTTTQEAKKIDAGAEIDELTRDGLYFEYSRAADPLSSGAIPRIPYAEFPASLHEQGPTRALPLDLSRELGCAGPASTPSLCANFVHIRPGESIGLRPNASSQLYYVIRGKGRSRFDGLSFPWGAGDFLTLPAGGEAVHEADEDAAFYWVHDEPMLRYLGARAESPTFRPTLYRAEVAKAELAKAAADPHAANRSRISVLLANRACDKTLTVTPTLWAMFGILPVAAVQLPHRHQSVALDLILDCKPGCYTLVGQELDDQGQIVEPDRMDWKPASAFVTPPGYWHAHYNESGQPAYLLPIQDAGLQTYLRTLDIQFTSPSR; this comes from the coding sequence ATGGCCGCCACGACGACGACTCAGGAAGCGAAGAAGATCGACGCCGGCGCCGAGATCGACGAGCTGACGCGCGACGGATTGTACTTCGAGTACAGCCGGGCCGCCGATCCGCTCAGTTCGGGGGCGATTCCGCGGATTCCCTACGCCGAGTTCCCGGCCTCGCTGCACGAGCAGGGGCCGACGCGGGCGTTGCCCCTGGACCTCAGCCGCGAGCTGGGCTGCGCCGGGCCCGCGAGCACTCCGAGCCTGTGCGCCAATTTCGTCCATATCCGGCCGGGCGAGTCGATCGGGCTCCGGCCCAACGCCTCGTCGCAGCTTTACTACGTGATCCGGGGCAAGGGGCGGTCGCGGTTCGACGGCCTCAGCTTCCCTTGGGGCGCCGGCGACTTCTTGACCCTGCCGGCCGGCGGCGAGGCGGTCCACGAGGCCGACGAGGACGCCGCGTTCTACTGGGTCCACGACGAGCCCATGCTTCGTTATTTGGGCGCCCGGGCCGAGTCGCCGACGTTCCGCCCGACCCTCTACCGCGCCGAAGTCGCCAAGGCCGAGCTGGCCAAGGCCGCCGCCGACCCCCACGCGGCCAACCGCAGCCGCATCAGCGTCTTGCTGGCCAACCGCGCCTGCGACAAGACCCTGACCGTCACCCCCACCCTCTGGGCGATGTTCGGCATCCTCCCCGTCGCCGCCGTCCAGTTGCCGCATCGGCACCAGTCCGTCGCCCTCGACCTGATCCTCGACTGCAAGCCCGGCTGCTACACCCTCGTCGGCCAGGAACTCGACGACCAGGGCCAGATCGTCGAGCCCGACCGCATGGACTGGAAGCCGGCCTCGGCCTTCGTCACCCCCCCCGGCTACTGGCACGCCCACTACAACGAATCCGGCCAGCCCGCGTACCTCCTGCCGATCCAGGACGCCGGCCTGCAAACCTACCTCCGCACCCTGGACATCCAGTTCACCAGCCCCAGCCGGTGA
- a CDS encoding DUF3500 domain-containing protein: MMQRFLPVLALACLSFSPFNTSARADETGTAMAEAAQRFLGALDDTHRAQASFAFDCPERFNWHWIPRPRNGLPIKELTADQRALAFGLLNTGLSTKGVLKATTIMSYEEILRVQEHGTGPVRDPELYYVSVFGTPGDQGEWGWRIEGHHLSLNFTLKDGKVVSATPFMFGSNPAKVKDGGRKGLRNLVEIEEPANALITSLDDAQRKEAIVSEDVPDVTTTPNSARPELPAPVGISTDKLNASQRALLTKFVSAYQVNFPEPIRNDLADKLARAPQTYHFAWYGPADPAKPHAFRLQGPALYIDFNIKQDEANHIHTFYRNTAGDFGLPSAN, encoded by the coding sequence ATGATGCAGCGATTCCTCCCCGTTCTGGCCCTGGCCTGCCTTTCCTTCTCGCCGTTCAACACGTCGGCCCGGGCTGATGAGACGGGAACGGCCATGGCCGAGGCCGCCCAGCGGTTCCTCGGGGCGCTCGACGATACGCATCGGGCCCAGGCGAGCTTCGCCTTCGACTGTCCCGAGCGGTTCAACTGGCACTGGATTCCCCGGCCGCGGAACGGGCTGCCGATCAAGGAGTTGACCGCCGACCAGCGCGCCCTCGCCTTCGGCCTGCTCAACACCGGGCTGTCGACCAAGGGAGTGCTCAAGGCCACCACGATCATGAGCTACGAGGAGATCCTCCGCGTTCAGGAGCACGGCACCGGCCCGGTCCGCGACCCGGAACTCTATTACGTCAGCGTCTTCGGAACCCCGGGCGACCAGGGCGAATGGGGATGGCGGATCGAGGGGCACCACCTGTCGCTCAACTTCACGCTCAAGGACGGCAAGGTCGTCTCAGCCACCCCGTTCATGTTCGGTTCGAATCCCGCGAAGGTGAAGGACGGCGGACGCAAGGGGCTGCGCAACCTCGTCGAGATCGAGGAACCGGCCAACGCCCTGATCACGTCGCTCGACGACGCCCAGCGCAAGGAGGCGATCGTCTCCGAGGACGTCCCCGACGTGACCACCACGCCCAACTCGGCCCGGCCCGAACTGCCGGCGCCGGTGGGGATCTCGACCGACAAGCTCAACGCCAGCCAGCGCGCTCTCTTGACCAAGTTCGTCTCGGCCTACCAGGTCAACTTCCCCGAGCCGATCCGCAACGACCTCGCCGACAAGCTCGCCAGGGCCCCCCAGACGTACCACTTCGCCTGGTACGGACCGGCCGACCCCGCCAAGCCTCACGCCTTCCGCCTCCAGGGCCCGGCGCTCTACATCGACTTCAACATCAAGCAGGACGAGGCCAACCACATTCACACCTTCTACCGCAACACCGCCGGCGACTTCGGTCTCCCCTCGGCGAACTGA
- a CDS encoding HU family DNA-binding protein, protein MAKKAAAKAAPKAAETKPAAVEKPAAKPATKTEIFSALADKTQLSKKDVASVFDGLVELLGKELGKKGPGLFVIPGVLKIKVVHKPATKARPGFNPATKEQITIKAKPARKAIKILPLKALKDMI, encoded by the coding sequence ATGGCCAAGAAAGCCGCCGCCAAAGCCGCCCCCAAGGCCGCCGAGACCAAACCGGCCGCAGTCGAAAAGCCGGCCGCCAAGCCCGCGACCAAGACCGAGATCTTCAGCGCCCTGGCCGACAAGACGCAGTTGAGCAAGAAGGACGTCGCCTCGGTCTTCGACGGCCTGGTCGAGCTGCTCGGCAAGGAGCTGGGCAAGAAGGGCCCGGGCCTGTTCGTGATCCCCGGCGTGCTCAAGATCAAGGTCGTGCACAAGCCGGCCACCAAGGCGCGCCCGGGCTTCAACCCGGCCACCAAGGAGCAGATCACGATCAAGGCCAAGCCGGCCCGCAAGGCCATCAAGATCCTGCCGCTGAAGGCCCTCAAGGACATGATCTGA
- a CDS encoding GDP-mannose 4,6-dehydratase, whose translation MRVVVTGGAGFIGSHLVDRLLRDGREVVVVDDFDPFYARALKEANLAAALANPRCRLVELDVRDAHGVEALLQAFRPDAIVHLAAKAGVRPSIAEPALYADVNVVGTVRWLEAASRIEPRPRFVYASSSSVYGDRSTAPFRETDPVDAPVSPYAASKKACELMAHAFHHLHGLPVTGLRFFTAYGPRNRPDLAVASFARRIDRGDPVPMFGDGRTRRDYTFVEDVVDGVVRAIDRCTDHHLYNLGNSHPIELRTMIEMLGEALGKTPRIERLPEQPGDVRQTFADVSRAAQELGYQPKTPFREGLDRFVSWFRGADH comes from the coding sequence ATGAGGGTCGTCGTGACGGGAGGCGCCGGCTTCATCGGATCGCACCTGGTCGACCGCCTGCTGCGCGACGGCCGCGAGGTGGTCGTGGTCGACGACTTCGATCCGTTCTACGCCCGGGCGCTCAAGGAGGCGAATCTGGCCGCCGCCCTCGCCAACCCGCGATGCCGGCTGGTCGAGCTGGACGTCCGCGACGCGCACGGGGTCGAGGCCCTGCTCCAGGCCTTTCGGCCCGACGCGATCGTCCACCTGGCGGCCAAGGCCGGGGTCCGGCCGAGCATCGCCGAGCCCGCGCTGTACGCCGACGTCAACGTGGTGGGGACGGTCCGCTGGCTCGAGGCGGCGTCGCGGATCGAGCCCCGGCCGCGGTTCGTGTACGCGTCCAGTTCGAGCGTCTACGGCGACCGCTCCACCGCCCCGTTCCGCGAGACCGATCCGGTCGACGCGCCGGTGAGCCCCTACGCGGCGTCCAAGAAGGCCTGCGAGCTGATGGCCCACGCGTTCCACCACCTCCACGGCCTGCCGGTGACCGGGCTGCGGTTCTTCACGGCCTACGGGCCGAGGAACCGGCCCGACCTGGCCGTCGCCTCGTTCGCCCGGCGGATCGACCGCGGCGACCCGGTGCCGATGTTCGGCGACGGCCGCACCCGCCGCGACTACACGTTCGTCGAGGACGTCGTCGACGGCGTCGTCCGGGCGATCGACCGTTGCACGGATCATCATCTGTACAACCTAGGGAACTCCCACCCGATCGAGCTGCGGACCATGATCGAGATGCTCGGCGAGGCGCTCGGCAAGACGCCGAGGATCGAGCGGCTTCCGGAACAGCCGGGCGACGTCCGCCAGACCTTCGCCGACGTCTCCAGGGCCGCCCAGGAACTGGGCTATCAGCCCAAAACGCCGTTCCGCGAGGGCCTGGACCGTTTCGTATCGTGGTTCCGAGGGGCCGATCACTGA